From a region of the Vibrio orientalis CIP 102891 = ATCC 33934 genome:
- a CDS encoding glycoside hydrolase family 19 protein has product MENKNLSLNKLTLTLIATGLISTGAYALPNTAPSSKTVPNVESIAVYNHSLSNERIFAKQAAQREIYSGWDQLPVFDVNKTYEHADSSVKFTDGQRWGVFKNKWWVKGESPSFTDGNGAWELVSETDILGHYLPESVTVNNWLSSSAYNAGDQVKHSINGEELYFEAKYWTQGSEPALTVSNGGTVQDWETPWTQIDGVSDDVTPPVTPDPDPEPPETTDPETPVTPDPEPELPIIPEPEPEPEPEPEPEIPVTPDPELPGEFWNSTTAYVAGDRVSYTIDGSTLLFEARYWTKGDKPVLTVSSGGTLQDWETPWQVVDGVVPEPEPEVPVTPEPELPVTPDPEPEVPVTPDPETPVIDPPTDLPADGYEFLSELTNEHWDWFFPMRSGRYNMGGGARNQPPFALADGSKDTFNLDAFKRAVLEYNTWAESKGYKQFLNEGTKSQQALEFTSFWAKSSRETSGSWDNAPAPWIVNDKDAGIVWKGALYWVEEVGYSTNPDGTSPAINYVDAGSTAYPPAEGRSYYGRGIIQLSWNYNYGAFSYWLYDNGMMRDLITERDTLLKRPDYVANQGDLSILSGIWFWMTPQGAKPSSHDVMMGNITHVSSSSQELGLPQRNDGGSIVTAEGESYDEAVISYRLGTVTNIVNGGLECNKAASYHTGPTQRASYYNAYAKYMNASINGIQVPTVQDSTNVWSVKVNDQSPDNLKTSTCYAQKSYYGW; this is encoded by the coding sequence ATGGAAAACAAAAACTTAAGTCTGAATAAATTGACGTTAACACTGATAGCTACGGGGCTTATTTCTACGGGCGCATATGCGTTACCAAATACTGCCCCAAGCAGTAAAACGGTACCTAACGTAGAATCGATAGCTGTGTACAACCATAGCCTGAGTAATGAGAGAATCTTTGCGAAACAAGCAGCGCAACGTGAAATCTATTCTGGTTGGGACCAACTACCTGTGTTTGATGTTAATAAAACGTATGAACATGCAGATTCGAGCGTAAAGTTTACCGATGGCCAACGCTGGGGGGTATTCAAGAATAAGTGGTGGGTGAAAGGTGAATCGCCAAGTTTTACCGACGGAAATGGAGCATGGGAGTTGGTTAGCGAAACTGATATTTTAGGCCACTATTTGCCTGAATCCGTGACTGTGAATAATTGGCTCAGTTCGTCGGCTTACAACGCGGGGGATCAAGTAAAGCATTCGATCAATGGAGAGGAGCTTTATTTCGAAGCTAAATACTGGACTCAAGGTAGTGAACCAGCCCTGACTGTTTCGAATGGTGGAACGGTTCAAGATTGGGAAACGCCGTGGACCCAAATCGATGGGGTCTCTGATGATGTGACTCCGCCAGTGACTCCTGACCCTGATCCAGAACCACCGGAGACAACAGATCCTGAAACTCCTGTTACACCGGACCCAGAGCCGGAACTACCAATCATTCCAGAGCCAGAGCCAGAGCCAGAGCCAGAGCCAGAGCCAGAAATCCCGGTTACTCCAGATCCAGAATTACCAGGTGAATTTTGGAACTCGACAACGGCTTATGTTGCTGGGGACAGAGTCAGCTATACGATTGACGGCTCAACGTTATTGTTTGAAGCAAGATACTGGACGAAAGGTGACAAGCCAGTGCTGACGGTATCTAGTGGTGGAACGCTGCAGGATTGGGAAACCCCTTGGCAAGTTGTTGATGGAGTGGTTCCGGAACCTGAGCCAGAAGTGCCAGTCACGCCTGAACCTGAGTTACCTGTTACTCCAGATCCAGAACCGGAAGTGCCGGTAACACCAGACCCAGAGACTCCTGTTATTGATCCACCTACCGACCTGCCAGCCGATGGCTATGAATTCTTGAGTGAGCTAACTAACGAACATTGGGATTGGTTCTTCCCTATGCGTTCTGGTCGCTACAACATGGGAGGGGGAGCTCGTAACCAACCTCCATTTGCTCTCGCTGATGGTTCTAAAGATACATTTAATCTAGACGCATTCAAGCGTGCGGTACTGGAGTACAATACGTGGGCGGAAAGTAAAGGCTACAAACAGTTCCTGAATGAAGGGACTAAGTCTCAGCAAGCTCTAGAATTTACAAGCTTTTGGGCGAAATCATCGCGAGAGACTTCTGGCTCGTGGGACAATGCTCCCGCGCCATGGATCGTGAACGATAAAGACGCTGGCATTGTTTGGAAAGGTGCACTTTACTGGGTTGAAGAAGTGGGATACTCAACTAACCCTGACGGTACTAGCCCGGCAATTAACTATGTTGATGCTGGCTCTACCGCTTACCCACCAGCTGAAGGGCGCTCTTACTATGGTCGAGGTATTATTCAGCTGTCTTGGAACTATAACTATGGTGCGTTTAGCTACTGGTTGTATGACAATGGCATGATGCGTGATTTGATCACTGAACGTGATACCTTGTTGAAACGTCCAGATTATGTCGCAAACCAAGGGGATTTATCGATCTTATCGGGTATTTGGTTCTGGATGACGCCGCAAGGTGCAAAACCATCATCGCATGATGTCATGATGGGTAACATCACTCACGTCTCAAGCAGTAGCCAAGAGTTAGGGTTACCACAACGTAATGATGGCGGCAGTATTGTTACGGCTGAAGGTGAGTCTTACGATGAGGCTGTTATCTCCTACCGTTTAGGCACAGTGACTAACATTGTGAACGGTGGATTAGAGTGTAATAAGGCTGCGTCTTACCATACTGGTCCAACTCAACGTGCTTCATACTACAATGCCTATGCTAAGTATATGAATGCGAGTATCAATGGTATTCAGGTTCCTACCGTTCAAGATTCAACCAACGTTTGGTCAGTTAAGGTTAACGATCAAAGCCCTGATAATCTAAAAACGTCGACTTGTTACGCTCAAAAGAGCTACTACGGTTGGTAA
- the ribA gene encoding GTP cyclohydrolase II, whose translation MDSNIQFYEPEDAYGFLSNFFHSPINIDGQTWPTSEHYYQAQKFVDPEIYGQIQHSKTPDRAFELSREFKQKERTDWLDIRLDVMRFIVTEKFSQNPLLAFKLIETGEATLTEHSHKDAFWGDGEDGQGNNHLGKILMSVRQRLQNSTPYNLIQFVDKAKLPTKWGTFEMHGFIERETGKEHLALVYGDISSVEAPLIRLHSECLTGDALFSTRCDCGFQLDRALQNITDEGAGVLLYLRQEGRGIGLINKIRAYHLQDKGADTVEANEQLGFAADMRDYRFCRGMLSYLGIDTVRLMTNNPRKVKALEQAEIVIQERVPLQEGINTNNQFYLETKAAKLGHLFDRQFIKQ comes from the coding sequence ATGGATAGCAATATTCAGTTTTACGAACCGGAAGACGCCTACGGATTTCTTTCCAATTTTTTCCATTCTCCAATTAACATCGATGGTCAGACTTGGCCTACAAGTGAGCATTACTACCAAGCACAGAAGTTCGTTGATCCAGAGATCTATGGCCAAATTCAACACAGTAAAACGCCAGATCGCGCATTTGAGCTAAGTCGTGAGTTTAAACAAAAAGAACGAACTGACTGGCTCGATATTCGACTCGATGTGATGCGCTTTATCGTCACAGAAAAGTTTAGCCAGAACCCATTATTGGCGTTTAAATTGATCGAAACTGGCGAGGCAACCCTCACTGAGCATTCACATAAGGATGCTTTTTGGGGCGATGGGGAAGATGGGCAAGGTAACAATCACCTCGGCAAGATTTTAATGTCTGTGCGTCAACGGTTGCAAAACAGTACCCCTTACAACCTAATTCAATTTGTTGATAAAGCTAAGCTGCCAACCAAATGGGGCACCTTTGAAATGCACGGTTTTATTGAACGTGAAACAGGTAAAGAACACTTAGCGCTGGTCTACGGTGATATCTCTTCCGTGGAAGCGCCGTTGATTCGCCTACATTCCGAATGCTTAACCGGTGATGCATTGTTTAGTACTCGTTGTGACTGCGGCTTCCAACTCGATAGAGCTCTGCAAAACATCACCGACGAAGGTGCGGGCGTTTTACTCTACTTACGTCAGGAAGGTCGTGGTATTGGGTTGATCAACAAAATTCGAGCTTATCACTTGCAAGATAAAGGCGCCGATACCGTTGAGGCCAACGAGCAATTAGGCTTTGCCGCCGACATGAGAGACTACCGATTTTGTCGAGGAATGCTCAGCTATCTAGGCATCGATACTGTACGCCTGATGACCAATAACCCACGTAAGGTGAAAGCGCTAGAGCAAGCTGAGATTGTTATCCAAGAGCGAGTGCCACTGCAGGAAGGCATTAATACCAATAACCAGTTCTACCTTGAAACCAAAGCCGCTAAGCTAGGCCATCTTTTTGATCGCCAGTTTATTAAGCAATAA
- a CDS encoding GntR family transcriptional regulator — MSQPVFKTRTQLVEEAIRTKILKGELKTGQPLRQDALAKEFNVSRIPVREALMQLEAQGLVSFEAHKGATVTELSPDKIDELFELRAVVECHILERAIQKMTDEDLAKANAIRERFDDVVSRGDEVEEWSNYNYELHKALYAPADMPETMDVIYNLNTKCDRYIRMQLLFTEGTVKADKEHQALLEMCQNRDIEGAKYMLKKHILEAGAAIRDLLLERHNDPS; from the coding sequence ATGTCACAACCTGTTTTTAAAACTCGAACCCAATTAGTCGAAGAAGCGATTCGAACTAAAATTCTCAAAGGGGAGTTGAAAACTGGTCAGCCTTTGCGCCAAGACGCACTGGCTAAAGAGTTTAACGTTAGCCGTATCCCCGTTCGCGAAGCCTTAATGCAGCTAGAAGCACAAGGATTGGTCAGCTTTGAAGCTCATAAAGGAGCAACGGTTACCGAACTCTCCCCAGACAAGATTGACGAGTTGTTTGAGCTAAGAGCAGTGGTTGAGTGCCACATTTTGGAGCGCGCGATTCAAAAGATGACTGACGAAGACCTCGCCAAAGCTAACGCCATTCGCGAACGCTTTGATGACGTGGTAAGTCGAGGTGATGAAGTCGAAGAGTGGAGCAACTACAACTATGAGCTGCATAAAGCGCTCTACGCTCCTGCTGATATGCCAGAGACCATGGACGTCATCTATAACCTCAACACCAAGTGTGACCGCTATATTCGTATGCAGTTATTGTTTACCGAAGGCACTGTCAAAGCGGACAAAGAGCACCAAGCGCTACTGGAAATGTGTCAGAATCGTGATATCGAAGGTGCGAAATATATGCTTAAGAAACACATTCTTGAAGCGGGGGCCGCCATTCGCGATTTGTTGCTAGAACGCCATAACGACCCATCCTAA